CCAGATGCTTGTATAGCAGATTGCATGCAAGCGACAATATGGTCTCGTGCTACCTTTTGAAAGCATTTATTTAAGGGAAGAAGAAGACCATCAAGCGCTTCCGGATTAGAGGATTTAACAATTTGCAAATAGCAAATAGCAGACTCAATGTTAGTGGCAGCGGCGAGATTATCATGAATAACTGAAAGTAGTAGTTGTTTAAAATCATCAGCCTCATTCGtgtcttcttcttcttctgcttGAGTTGGATGGCTTTGTAAcagtaataaaataatctGCTCCAATGAATGAGTAACAGGCAATTTACCACAACGCAAACTTTTGTCGATCAGAGCGATTATATGACTATATTCACGTTGAATATACTCCATACCTCtgttctttaaaataactCCAAACACAAACAATGTGTTAGCTACCGTACGATAGTTATTATCGTTGAAGTCCATATCAACaaggattttttcaaagaagtTAGAGTTCAGCTGACAGTCTTTCCATCGAGGAAAACTAAACAGatcattaaataatgataaCCCCTTCTTTGAAAGTGGATTTTCTTCAACTGGTTCGGGAAAAAGCGAAAGGAATTTTATAAGGAAGGTAAGAATAGCTTCAATATGGGAATTGCTAAAAAGCGTGGTCTCGGAATTTTCTGATTCATTCTGTTTCCTCTGCCAATTTATAAAGGTTTGAACAATATCCAAAGCTAACTTTCGTGGTTCTGTACTAGCACTAGAAAACGACACAAGCTTTGGAAGCGCATTAACCATGGGTACAATAAAATGAGAGCAACAAGAGAAGAAAAGGTCAGGTGCTTTACATATGAATTGGTAAACTGTCAAAGGCTGTGATATACCCTGAACATCTTCGGAGATAACTAATCTAGGAAGTTTCGCCCAAAGGGGGAAAGTTGAATCGGAAGGACTCGATAGCCTAGCGGTTAATACAGACAGCAAAGAAGCAAGAGAGAATTCAATAAAAGCTCTCACTTCTGGTTGATATGTTTTTAGTATAGAAACATAAACAGGTGTCACAATCTTAGCAGGTGTATCATACGCACTTATAAAACATGCAATCGTAGCGTAAGCGGCTTGTTTTACCATAGGATCTTCGAGTTTAATGTAGTTCCAAGCTGACATTATAACGCTCTTGCGATAATCATTAAGAAGTGCTGAATGGTACTTACAAAGCGCCGTTGTCAAGCACATAATTCCCATGTAAAAGGAATCTGTGGCTCCCGATACTTCAGCAAAATCTCGAATTGAAACACGCCAAACATGAGTGTAAACAGAATGAACAACATCCTTATCAATAAAGTTATTTTCTCCGCATGACTTAAATACAAGCGGATTGATTACTTTATCCAAGAgaaatgctttaaaaaaaggtcGAACTGACTTGTCACCAACTATACTGCAGCAAACTAAAAAtatacttttcttttcagcTGCACTTGTTGAGGTTATAAGACAACCACATAACGAATCTATGTATTCTGGAAGGAAATCGTTATCATCGTCAGCtttaaatctaaaaacttCTAATGAAAACTCGAGCTTCTTctctattttctttaaactagataaaagcatttttgTAATGGACGATATACACCTGCGAATAGGAAGAAATAGATATTCGTTGTATGAACTAAGCATTCCATACAAGGACTTTgataaaacaataaatttagCCGATATAACTCCTGCATCTACATTGGCAGAAATGTAAGGAAACACGGTTGCAATAATATCAACAGCATACATTGGAGccaaattttcaacagACACCGGTTGCGAAATTAGCTCCAAAAGCTTTCCCCAGTAATTACCGGCGGTTTCGCGAAGTTTTTCAGACATCGGGTCATTCAAAGCACCAACGAATCGAGTTATTAAATCGCCATTACGTGcattattcaaaatataCATCCAGGTATCATTTGCATGCAAATCCATAAAAGAATACAACGGTTTTCTTAATGGGCTGTTAGAATATTTTCTGAGAACTGCCTCTATGTTTACGACCGACGACAACAAGTCACCTAGAAACTGCGCTGACAACGGAGGAAGATCTCTGAATACGTTAACCAAAGACACAATAATCTCGATCCTTGGGTTGGTTTTCAATAACGAAAGTGAGGCAGTCTCTAGGACTTTAGAATCAGATAGAACATTAAGGTGTTGAAGAAGCTTCCGACCTATTTCCACTTTAAAGTAATTAGTTAGTAATCTTAAAAGTCTGGATAAACCCTCAAGACCGTTAACTGACAGCTTATTGTGGTCCgataaattcattaaaattggTCTCAAGCCGCTTTGAAGAAGTTCTTTAGGAAGCTTTTGGTTTTGCGAGAGCACGTGCCTTAACGCATCTATTGCAACtgaataaatttctttgtgAGGTGAGTATAgatctttgaaaaatatcgCTATGATTTTAGTACGAGTTTGAGCATGTTGAGGTTGATCAAACTTATGAGCCACCAAAGAAGCAAATAGTAAATGCAAGCAAGTAGCCCTTAATTTTCGTAAAGAAGAGCTATCTTTGCTTTGAGAAGTTTTAAGCATGGTGACTAATGCTTCATCTTCAGCATCAGCTAATGCTATTGTTTCACGAAATAATCTGTACAATTCATCAGtcaaatccaaaaaagagGGAGAGCGGTGCAAGCAGTAAGTGATTGCATCTATATGCCCTATTTGGATTGTAAAAGGTAACGCTCTTAAGggttttccaaaaatagGGCTTAAAAGCCTGTCCTTTataggaagaagaagatcaACCACACTAAGTTTAGAATTGTTGGAAATGTTCTCAATAGCTTGTTGCACAGTATTCCTAACATGATCGTTGGGATGTAGGagttctaaaaaaaagggagaAAATGCattaattatattattagCACGCTCTTTCGGTGCAAGCACATCCTGAAGTATACAGAATTGAGTTGTAATATCAACGATGAAAGAACGAACTTCggttaattttaaaacccCATAATCGGTTGGAGTATCCTTGAGAATAAAGAACAAAGCCTTCAATATGTCGTGTAATCTATCTTGGATCCAAAGCTTATGATGTGAATCATACGAAAGTATTGCTTTTAAGCCGAGAAATCCAGCATTCTTTTGGTACCACAGTTCCTTATGGCAACTTTGGCAAAACACTGTTAcaagattttgaaaactagGCAACTTTGATATATCCAATGTTGTGTTGAGAAGCATCTTATGGGCGTTCAAATAATGATCGATACACGATAAAGCATTAGACCTggtattttcattttcagaACATAAAGATTCGAAAATTCCGTTGATGCACGTAGTAAGATCAAGCATTTTAATGCTTTGcaaattatcaaaaatattttgatcTTTTATTTGCAGAGAGTCAGCGTAATTAACCAAATCAAGAACAATGAGCCATTCCAAAGAACGATTGATGGTTTCTCGAGCTTCAGCTACAAATTCCACACAAGACATTGAGCCGactaaagatttaaaaatgtttgagACAATAGATCTTTGCAGATAATAAGATTCATCTTTGTCAGGGCACAACCTACCATTAGAGACTTGCTGTAAGTTTTTATCCATGCGATCTACAACTGCTCGGCACATTGTATCAATAGATTCCCAAAAGTCTTCATCGGGCTTCGCAGACGCAAAGAGTAATAAATACGAATTCTTGACCATTTGAAATGcttgcttcttttcttctaaatCGGAATTTTGATTGTTTAAAACAGCACATGAAgacattaaaaatttggagtGCTCTAAGCTAAAATTCTGAGAGGAGCCTTGGAAAGAAAACTGGattgaaggaaaaatattttcatcttgcaaaaaatcaaagccAAAGGTACCAAGATATATTTGTCTATTTCGACCACCCATTTTTCCTAATATTCTCACAGCACTTTGATGCAATTGATTATTGGATTGATTAAGGCGTGAATGATTCCACAGGCATATCAGCAAATCCGGCATAATTGAGTCCAATAAAGGATCCAAAAATTCTTGAGTAAGATTATCCAAGCAAAGTTCAAATATTCGAAGCCCTTGACTAGCTATTTCAGGGGGGCCTTTTAATGCAACAATCAATGgcttcattaaaaaattcatatgAGGCAACAACACACTGAGTCTAATGGGTAAAGTCAAACAAAGTTCCGCATACAGCTCTTTTTGGGATGTAGACGTAACAGTAAAAATCAATCTGTTGAAACATTCTAGCATTACTTGGAGAAGTGGTAGTATTTCCTTGTAAAGAGAATCAAATTTTCCTCCACTGATATTTCTAAACAAAGctttcattaaataaacgTAATTTAAAGGTTCAACAGCATCAGTAGTCAATTCGAGGCTAGTTGAAATGATATAGGATATATGGGGACGCAGGACTTCTGCATTTTTTTCGGGAAAAACATTCACAGTCATAAAGGCCAACTTGAATAATCGCAATAAAACAGAAACCCGAGTGGATTGGCCAGACCCTATTTTAGCTAGATTGTCACAGCAAAAAGACAGCACGATGCCCGTGCAGTTGACAGAAGTAACTTCATTAGACATCcaaaattggaaaatatGCAATAAAGCAAGATTATCTACTAGACACTCAAATATATTCGGAAACTCGGATTCCAAAATTTCGACGAAAACAGATGGGTCCAagtgtaaaaataaagttgCTAACATTTCTAAGAGCTCCTTCTCTTCTAAGAGTTTAGAAGGGTTTGTGGTCAACGAAGAATCAAGTTGAGAGTATGCAAGATTTTTCGAGGACTTGAATACACCGGTTTTTTCATCTGTCTGGTAATAACTGAATCCCTTTAAACTTTCCACAAGTAATCTTCGAAACAGTAAAACTTCATTAGTTGAACTAAGATGTAACTTTTCAGACCATTCCTGAGCTGTAAAAATGGAACCGTTGGCAAGAGGAATATTTCGTTGCTTTAGTCCAAACAAAACAGGCTTAATACCTAATAAggtgtttttaaaaagaaatatgcAATCTTTTAGCTTATCCAAACCTGAAGGTTGGGCAGCTCCAGTAGGGTTCTCAAACATAGGAAGATcatgtttattttcttctattttaatttgcttTAAGTCAGCATTTTCCTGTAAAGAATCTCTCAGCTTCATAAACTCGAAATTCAGAGAAGTCAATTTTCTTAAGAGACATAAAAGTATAGCAAATAGAAGTGATCGGCTAGTGGAAAAATCTTCTAGTGCAACAATTCTTTCAACCAAGTTTAAAATAAGCTTTGTAGCCATTGCCTGAATAGCTGAAGTATAAAAGTCGTCCATCAAAATACtgaaataaagaagtaTGACTTTGTAAATTTGTTGTGGACTTAATTCCATACGCACATAATGAAGCATATCTGCCAGCATGCTAAAAGCCATGGGTCGTAATGAATGCTGAGAAGTGATTCCAGAACCAACTAGAATTTTGGTATCAAGTAGTTGATCTACATACGGTAGAAACCCTCTCAAATAATCCGTCGATAAGACGTGCCTTGTAGCTACCAAAAGTTCTCTTCGAGTCTGATATAATTCGGAAGGACAGTCCATGAACAATTGCAAGGTACATATTGGGATCGAGCTTTCAAACTGTTTAAGAGCAGCACCAAAACTTCTCAATAAATAGGCGAGAAAAGAGAATGATTTAATTTGCGCAGAAATAAGGTCATTGTAAAGATGATTTCGACGCAAAGAAGGGACTACACCAATAAAAACCTCTTTTTGAGATTCTGCAAGTCGACGAGCTTCGGCTTGAGGTGGAGGACGAAGTGAGATAAATTGAAGTACAAGCGGAGCAAGTAAAGGAAGCATTTTCGGAATAAGATCTTTGTATGTTTGAAATAGGAGAAAGACGATAATGGGAAATTCAGCAGTGACCTTGAAACTCGAAGAAGCTTTTGGGATCATTTTTGGACCTGCATGTTCCATTCCAATTTCAGCAGGAGATGCAGAAGATGCAGCAGACATGGGATGAGAGGATGGAGTATTCGGAGCTGATCTAGGTGGGAAAGCTTCTGAAACAACTGTGGTCATGGATTTGTAGTTTTCAACGACAATGGATAAAAATTCCTGAACATGTCCCTTAGCAAGGCTACTGTGGTCCTTAAAAAGAAGGACAACAAGCTTCAATGCCAACACTGCCATCTcttcattatcattaaCGACTATACGAAGAAGCACGGCAAAAGTCCGATTAACGAATGCTTCAAAACCTTTATAGGATCCAGATTTCTTGAGCAATTCAAGCAATGCAATGCGTAAACGATGTGTAGCTGCTAACGATGAAAATACAGGACGTTCCTTTTCAAGCAAAGACAACGTGTCCTCCAAAAGAGGAATGaaagtttcaaaattcGTCTTTTCAGTTACCAACACATCATCCAGTGCATCTCGAATTTCAATTGCTGTGTTTGCCTTTTGCTTCGAGTCTAATCCAACATCACAAAGCCGATTATGCCAATGTTCGCATTGTGATACATCCATCAGATGCTTGGATCTCTGCGCAAgctcttttttaaattccaaTTGCACTCGGATACGTTTTCCTAAGTATTTAACAATTACTATTGGAATGTTGTGGGATAGAGCAAGCTGCATTTCTTTCCTCTAAATCACTTTATGAATTTTACATGTTTTCgctattttaattaacgGCCTTATTATTTTGTGCGGTAGAAGTTGCTAAAATGATGAACGAGATAAAAATAGCGAGTGATACCACAAAAGTTCGTTTAGCCTCAGCTGCATAATTTGTCGTAAACAAACCATTCATTCATTAATCTGTTCATTACCATTTTTAGGCTACCTTTTAGTCAGTGATCTTTAATATATCTTACCGATTAGTAAGTTAATTGATTTCCAAAATGAGTAAAGCTATGGCGTTGCGACGGTTAATGAAGGAGTATAAGGAGTTAACGGAGAATGGGCCTGATGGTATTACTGCAGGTCCATCGAATGAGGATGATTTCTTTACTTGGGATTGCCTAATTCAAGGCCCTGATGGAACTCCATTTGAAGGTGGGTTATACCCTGCTACCTTGAAATTTCCTTCCGTAAGTCCTTTACTATAAACCTGATGGAGACTGAACATGTGATTTAAGTTGTGGATAAGTATGATGTTTCGCATGTTTTATGTATCAACtacttattaaaaaatacgcgctctttttcataaattaaCATTTGTTCAGcgtaaataaagaaagtaaCTCAATAATCCATTCGTTTAGAATGATCATTTAAGAGAAGTGCTTTTATTCATTAGTAATTGATGAATCCTTCGATTTATTGATGAGTAggaagaaattttatttaaaagatctatctaagtttttttttgggggtttggtttctttctttgaatCGCATGGCAGTACATCCGGGGTGTTCAAGCGCACGTTGATACGTGcttagttttatttttattggattctaacttttttatGTAGGATTATCCTCTTGGCCCCCCTACTTTAAAGTTTGAGTGTGAATTTTTCCATCCAAATGGTATGCCAGATACTATTAATCCAAATTTCGAGACTAACCTTCATTTCAGTTTACAAAGATGGGACGGTTTGCATTTCCATCCTACATGCACCTGGTGACGATCCAAATATGTATGAGTCGTCTTCAGAACGTTGGTCTCCTGTTCAAtctgttgaaaaaatactGTTATCGGTAATGTCGATGTTGGCGGAACCAAACGATGAAAGTGGTGCTAACATCGATGCGTGCAAGATGTGGAGAGAAGATCGAGAAGAATATTGTCGTGTAGTTCGACGATTGGCTCGTAAAACCTTGGGATTATAACCATGAATTGTATATTTGATTAGATTGCCATGAATAACGAACCTGATAAAATCTAGAAATAAAGTTTTGTTCCATTTTTGAACGCAACCGGTAGgcttttctctttctatTCCAACGTATAACGCTACATAGGTTTAATTACAAggtttaaacaaaaatgaaagcaCTTTTCCAATTCAATTTCTATCTGTAAATGATGGAAGATAAACATTTTGTCTATTGAGATAATCcatcttttaataaacatcACTTGAACTTTCTACACAGATACATGGCAACGTACATCGCTGAAAACGAATTATATTGAGAAAACATCTAGAAATTACACAGTAAAAAACTTAACAAAATATAAGAATAACCCCAAATTATGctccaaaagaaaaaaaaaatgcatcaggtgcataaaaatattagcTTCCCACAACctacaaaagaaagaggtaaatttttttacaaaataaaaatcagaaattatcaaataaaacGATCATATTCCATCttccaatttttcttcatcacCAGTGTTTTCTTCACTACCTTTAGCAATCTCAAAATCCAGAAAAAGGTCCATTACTTTTTGCTGATTTCGAATATCAGCTTCATATATAGGTGACTTCTCATAAATATTCTTAATATGAGGATCACCTCCCGCTTCCAGTAgtaatttgcaaatttcAGCATGTCCATTCAGTGCTGCCCAATGCATTGCGGTGTTTCCACTCTCATTCTGAGCATTTATTACTTCTTTATTCAAGTACGggattattttttgaacaacaGCGATGTGTCCATTAGCACTAGCCATATGAAGTCCAGAGTTACCATTTTCATCACGACGACTTAATTCTTGTGGACATTTCTCTATAATCTCATCTAGTAACTCCTCATCCGCAGCTCTACAAGCGTAAATTAAATCATCAACATCCATATTAAACTATCCAATCCAGTAAAGAAGGATGTTTTACCGGTTTATTTGGAAAGAGAATGATGTGAAAACTGTTCGTTTGTTAGTGTAAGGTAGCCGCGGCTTCTCCAACTTGGCTTCGGCAAGGCCGTGGTTACTTACTACACCACAAATTCCATTGcaattttatataattattcAACGAGAACCTGCCTTCTACAGCAGgttaatttttgatttataagaaggagaaaaagaagttacAGGAGTGTTTATTTCCGAAAGTCATAGAGATTTAAACCAGTATATATGCTTTccttgtaaaaaatttcattgcTCACACAGCTCTCGATTCCTCATCTAAATAGCTATCTGGTAGCGATTGGTAGACTATTTTTTCGGGTTTATTTCCCATTATATTTCAGACACTCTTTTTGACCTGCGAAACTTTTTGTCCTCATTTTGTATCAATTGACTTCAATAATGGAGTTAGAAAAACGGATTTATGTTGGTGGCCTTTCATCCTCTATTGAATCTTCAGATTTGGAATCCAGATTTTCTCGTTTTGGAAGTGTTTCAAATCTTGaaattataaacaaatctaCTCCAGTAGGAACTATACAACGATTTGCATACTTGAATTTTCGAACAGATGAAGATAAATGGCAGAAATGCAAGTCTTACTTATCAAATGCGACGTTTAAAGGAAGTAAACTTCGTATAGAGGAAGCTCGCCCTTATtatttagtaaaattgcagcaggaaaaaaaaattgctgaTCTTCAAAGTACTAATAATGAtgagaaaaatgaagatcACTCCAGCAAAGTTGATCTGGAAGACCCAGTCTTTCATGGAGAAATAATTGTTCCCGGAAAACATAGTAAAAATATGCAGGTGGTCACGGATTCTGATGTTCGGAAGGATCCTCCTAGAAAAGGTTGGAAAAAAGGCCCCTATGGAAGGGCCATTGTCGTGCTTCGAatgtataataaaaatactaagAAAACGAGGTTTTTTTATCCGCTGGGTAAAAACTGCTTACAAAAACTATGGGGCCGAGTGGAAACGAATATGGACAATACTACAGCTTTTTATGATTCTGATCATGATGAGTATGTATCATATGGGGGTAAGAGAGCTTCTCGTGACAAAATACGTATGCAAGCAAAATTGGGTATCAAAGCTTCTACTCAGAAGGATGATAACGATTTTGAACTTCTTAATAACACAACTGGGGAGATTGAAGTCACAAAAGAATTAAACGAAGAGCAATTGGATGCTTTGcgaaaaaaagataagGATACGGCTGCATCTGTGTTAGCTGAACTGTTTGGTTCTGAAAATacagaagaaattgatacCGTATCTAAAACTTCAGGTGTTTTGGAACTGGACAATGATTCGACTaataatttccaaaaagaaGGTTTGGATGAACAAgataatttacaaaaggAAGAGTCCGTACACATAGATGTTCCTGCTGAATTTGAAGCATTTGATGAGCGTACTGCTGTTGTTAACGTTGacaatttaaaagaaatgttttCTTCCAATGCGCAGGATACGTCTAagttttctctttttgGCAATGAAAATGGAGTTGGTGAGGAAAGTGAAATGGAAAGTGAGATTGATGACCGTAATTACGAAACTATGGAAGAAGAGGCAGATGGGGAAACTCCGCTAGCTATAGTTAAAGCCTCATCGGGTACCAAGGGTTGGCCAAAAATGTTTACTCTACCCAATCCTTCTTCCCTATTCCAACCAGGTAATGAAGATTATACGAGCAGAGAAGCTCTTGAATCCTGGTGGTCGGAAAATCGTCTATTCTTAACTCGTGATTACaaacgaaaaagaaaagatgcCGTAAAAAGACAGCGAAGGGCTCATGAAAAGCGTATTCGACTTGTTTAAAGACGCGTATAGGTTATGTATTTATTGGGAATTTATTTGGGTATTTTAAGGTTACGAGGtatatattgattttttacacACTTTTGGAATCTTTACGTTGTTATTTCTCtatcctttttattttagaaaaaaatctgtgtctttttaaaaagccaCGATGTTCACTTTGGTTTTATCATTGGTGAAAGTTAACAACTTTTTTCGTTGCACTTTCTTGGGATTTGTGgcttttaatatttacaatGTTTGAgatcaaattttattaaaatatttgttattCTTATTGTTATAAGCCAAAGTTGTCAAATAAAACATACCGAAATTTTCTTACATTGtcagaaaaattattttccttttcgGCATTTACAAAACCATATAATGTAAATTAGTTATAATTATCTGAATAGATTATCTTATAAAAGAAGACTGAATGTGTGCATAGAGTAGTAATTACTCAATATAAGAAGAATTTCGTACTATATGTAAGAAACAGAAATAGTGAATTACGCTGTATTACACTAGCGGTGCTTAGGCACGGTGATGAGGCAGCCAACAGTCAATGCTAGTTATCCAGAGCGAAACTAGCTGCCTTATTCGCGGCTTCTGTAAAAATGGCTTCTGCTATATTCGTTCTGAATTTAAAGGGAAAGGTAATCATTTCCCGTGATTACCGGTAGgcaattttgaaatctgAATGAAAATCAGATTGTCGCAATTCGTCGACAGGTTACTAACAGAAAACAATTAGAGCTGATATCCCCATGTCAGTagttgaaaagtttttacCTTTAAAATCAGAAGTTGAAGAAGAACAAGGATTCTCCACCCCTTGTCTCACTCACGAAGGCATTAACGTATGTAAAAGTTAGATATTATGAAAGCCAAcaattcttatttttttatggtCGTACTAACACTTTTCAGTACATTTACATTCACCATAATGATGTCTACCTCCTTGCTTTATCCAAAATGAATTCCGATGCAATGGAGATGCTAGTATTTTTGCGTAAAATGGCGGACGTTTTTATAGATTACTTTAAAGAATTGCAGGAAGAGTCGATTCGAGATAACTTTGTTCTTGTTTATGAATTGTTAGACGAGATCATGGATTTCGGTTTTCCACAAACAActgaaacaaaaatcttGCAAGAATACATCACTCAAACCTCAAATACGGTAAAAAAGCATGCTCCACCCCCCATTGCTATGACAAATGCTATCTCCTGGCGTTCTGAAGGAATTCACTATCGTAAGAATGAAGTATTTTTGGACGTTATTGAATCAGTTAATTTAATTGCTGCTGCCGATGGTACGGTCATTCAAAGTGAAATCTTAGGAAAAGTTCGTCTCAAATGCTACTTATCAGGAATGCCTGAACTTCGTCTTGGGCTCAATGACAAGGTCCTTTTCGAAGCGGCTGGTCGTACCATTAAAGGAAACACTGTGGAAATGGAAGATGTGAAATTTCACCAATGTGTTCGTCTTGCTCGATTTGAAAACGATCGTACAATTTCGTTCATTCCTCCTGATGGCgaatttgatttaatgTCCTATCGCATGAGTTCAAATGTAAGTTATTAGTTTGTGCCTGTTCTTTTTATTCCCTCTCTCCTTTATCAACGTTTTCTAATATTAATTTCTCGTTAGGTACGGCCATTAATTTGGGTTGAATGTGAATCCATCGTGCATTCAGGTTCGAGAATTGAGTTTATGGTAAAAGCTAAGGCTCAATTCAAAAAGCG
This region of Schizosaccharomyces pombe strain 972h- genome assembly, chromosome: II genomic DNA includes:
- the nop8 gene encoding ribosome biogenesis protein Nop8, with product MELEKRIYVGGLSSSIESSDLESRFSRFGSVSNLEIINKSTPVGTIQRFAYLNFRTDEDKWQKCKSYLSNATFKGSKLRIEEARPYYLVKLQQEKKIADLQSTNNDEKNEDHSSKVDLEDPVFHGEIIVPGKHSKNMQVVTDSDVRKDPPRKGWKKGPYGRAIVVLRMYNKNTKKTRFFYPLGKNCLQKLWGRVETNMDNTTAFYDSDHDEYVSYGGKRASRDKIRMQAKLGIKASTQKDDNDFELLNNTTGEIEVTKELNEEQLDALRKKDKDTAASVLAELFGSENTEEIDTVSKTSGVLELDNDSTNNFQKEGLDEQDNLQKEESVHIDVPAEFEAFDERTAVVNVDNLKEMFSSNAQDTSKFSLFGNENGVGEESEMESEIDDRNYETMEEEADGETPLAIVKASSGTKGWPKMFTLPNPSSLFQPGNEDYTSREALESWWSENRLFLTRDYKRKRKDAVKRQRRAHEKRIRLV
- the ubc7 gene encoding ubiquitin-conjugating enzyme Ubc7 produces the protein MSKAMALRRLMKEYKELTENGPDGITAGPSNEDDFFTWDCLIQGPDGTPFEGGLYPATLKFPSDYPLGPPTLKFECEFFHPNVYKDGTVCISILHAPGDDPNMYESSSERWSPVQSVEKILLSVMSMLAEPNDESGANIDACKMWREDREEYCRVVRRLARKTLGL
- the apm1 gene encoding AP-1 adaptor complex mu subunit Apm1, yielding MASAIFVLNLKGKVIISRDYRADIPMSVVEKFLPLKSEVEEEQGFSTPCLTHEGINYIYIHHNDVYLLALSKMNSDAMEMLVFLRKMADVFIDYFKELQEESIRDNFVLVYELLDEIMDFGFPQTTETKILQEYITQTSNTVKKHAPPPIAMTNAISWRSEGIHYRKNEVFLDVIESVNLIAAADGTVIQSEILGKVRLKCYLSGMPELRLGLNDKVLFEAAGRTIKGNTVEMEDVKFHQCVRLARFENDRTISFIPPDGEFDLMSYRMSSNVRPLIWVECESIVHSGSRIEFMVKAKAQFKKRCIANNVQIIIPVPEDADSPRFQTSNGHVQYAPEQAAMVWNIKKFAGGKEFFMRAEMGLPSVKNEDIQVQKKRPVQLKFAIPYFTTSGIQVRYLKITEPKLNYHAMPWVRYVTQNGTEYSIRQ
- the yar1 gene encoding ribosome biogenesis protein Yar1, with protein sequence MDVDDLIYACRAADEELLDEIIEKCPQELSRRDENGNSGLHMASANGHIAVVQKIIPYLNKEVINAQNESGNTAMHWAALNGHAEICKLLLEAGGDPHIKNIYEKSPIYEADIRNQQKVMDLFLDFEIAKGSEENTGDEEKLEDGI